The following proteins are encoded in a genomic region of Microcoleus sp. AS-A8:
- a CDS encoding serine/threonine protein kinase, whose translation MNFAPGNLSSFHSDVLQQTQLGQLCGQQQLFRNRYEVLRMLGRGGFGVTFLAKDVLLPSEPLCVIKQLCPKVADPSALENAQKRFEREAKILGKLGSHSQIPRLLDYFIADGEFYLVQEYVRGSTLARLVRRSGCFSEEWVTRFLREMLVLLQYVHKQQVIHRDIKPQNIIRCQDDGRLVLIDFGAVKELVAQAGETSMKAPTTHFIGTVGFAPPEQFSLRPVFGSDIYALGITCLYLLTGKAPLDFDSDRHTGELLWQNSAQVSEPFAKVLSKMLKISLSERYQSVGSILRALDHESTPDNLARCLLTRHQPDPEALANRNETSTHSHHSPAAKAAIAIRDWKYRMQARQQQRQKDKINHLLSESNNSK comes from the coding sequence ATGAATTTTGCACCCGGAAACTTGTCTTCTTTTCACTCTGATGTTTTGCAGCAAACACAGTTGGGTCAACTGTGTGGCCAACAACAGCTATTTCGCAATCGCTACGAAGTCCTACGGATGCTTGGTCGAGGTGGGTTCGGTGTCACATTTCTAGCTAAAGATGTGTTATTGCCGAGTGAGCCGTTGTGTGTAATCAAGCAATTGTGTCCTAAGGTTGCCGACCCTTCCGCTTTAGAAAACGCCCAAAAACGCTTTGAACGGGAGGCAAAAATTCTCGGCAAGTTGGGCAGCCATTCCCAAATTCCGAGGCTGCTGGATTACTTTATCGCGGACGGGGAATTTTACCTGGTTCAGGAATACGTGCGTGGCTCGACCTTAGCAAGGCTTGTGAGGCGTTCTGGTTGTTTTTCGGAAGAATGGGTTACACGCTTCCTGCGCGAGATGCTGGTGCTGTTACAGTACGTTCACAAGCAGCAGGTGATTCATCGGGATATCAAGCCTCAAAATATTATTCGCTGTCAGGATGATGGCCGACTGGTACTGATTGATTTTGGAGCCGTTAAAGAGCTAGTGGCTCAAGCCGGAGAAACCAGCATGAAAGCACCCACCACTCATTTTATTGGGACGGTGGGGTTTGCGCCGCCTGAACAATTTTCTCTACGCCCTGTGTTTGGCAGCGATATTTATGCACTAGGGATTACTTGTCTCTATTTGTTGACGGGGAAAGCACCCTTGGATTTTGATAGCGATCGCCATACCGGTGAGTTACTCTGGCAAAATTCCGCCCAGGTAAGTGAACCCTTTGCTAAGGTTTTGAGCAAAATGCTCAAAATTTCTCTGAGTGAGCGCTATCAATCCGTTGGTTCCATTTTGCGAGCGCTCGATCACGAGTCCACTCCAGATAATCTCGCTCGGTGTCTGTTGACTCGCCACCAACCCGATCCAGAAGCGTTGGCAAACAGAAATGAAACCAGTACTCACAGCCATCACTCTCCTGCTGCCAAAGCGGCGATTGCAATTCGAGACTGGAAATACCGGATGCAAGCCAGACAGCAGCAGCGTCAAAAGGACAAAATTAACCACCTTCTGAGTGAATCTAACAATTCCAAATGA
- a CDS encoding transaldolase, translated as MIYSDYPVLPEACTPRIRLFLDTADITHWQNWLPMGLFYGVTTNPLLLEKAQVTCSVESLKELAQEAFNLGVKEVQLQTWGTSVDALVKTGERLAGIDDRVVVKVPITQVGTQAASRLIAQGIQITLTGVYAIPQVLIAAALGANYAAPYLGRINDLGRNGCDDLVAMHRAIVGVGSITRILVASIRSVDDLAFLATQGLDTFTFSEAIASAFFDVTATHQAATDFEQAARRMGAEEIS; from the coding sequence ATGATTTACAGCGATTACCCTGTACTACCCGAAGCTTGCACGCCCAGAATTCGCCTGTTTTTGGATACCGCCGATATCACTCACTGGCAAAATTGGCTGCCAATGGGACTATTTTACGGGGTGACGACTAATCCACTTTTGTTAGAGAAAGCTCAAGTTACCTGTTCTGTTGAGTCGTTAAAAGAGTTAGCCCAAGAAGCATTTAATTTAGGCGTGAAAGAAGTCCAGCTTCAGACGTGGGGAACTTCGGTTGATGCCTTAGTGAAAACAGGCGAACGTTTAGCTGGAATTGATGATCGCGTTGTCGTTAAAGTACCCATTACTCAAGTTGGCACACAAGCGGCTTCTCGACTGATCGCACAAGGAATTCAGATTACGCTCACTGGCGTCTATGCGATTCCCCAAGTCCTAATTGCAGCCGCTTTAGGTGCCAATTATGCAGCTCCCTATCTGGGTAGAATTAACGACTTGGGGCGCAATGGATGTGACGATTTAGTGGCAATGCACAGAGCCATTGTGGGAGTTGGCAGTATAACCCGAATTCTAGTTGCCAGTATTCGGAGTGTTGATGATCTGGCGTTTCTCGCGACTCAAGGATTGGATACCTTTACCTTTTCAGAAGCGATCGCCTCCGCCTTTTTCGACGTTACGGCAACCCATCAAGCCGCCACTGACTTTGAACAAGCGGCTCGTCGCATGGGAGCAGAAGAGATAAGTTGA
- a CDS encoding DUF561 domain-containing protein produces the protein MTMHPTLQKAFDQSQVLKVISGLHNFDAKSVAATVKAADRGGATFVDIAAAPDLVRLVRQLTNMPICVSAVEPAQFVTAVKAGADLIEIGNFDSFYAQGRRFEAEEVLALTHETRSLLPHITLSVTVPHILTLDRQVQLAEDLVQAGADIIQTEGGTSSTPRSAGTLGLIEKASPTLAAAYEISRAVSVPVMCASGLSNVTVPMAIAAGARGVGVGSAINQLDNEVAMVAAVRSLVEALATVSPRSLQV, from the coding sequence ATGACTATGCATCCGACCCTACAAAAAGCATTCGACCAGAGCCAAGTCCTCAAAGTCATTAGCGGCTTGCATAATTTTGACGCCAAAAGCGTTGCCGCGACGGTAAAAGCCGCTGATCGAGGTGGTGCGACGTTTGTGGATATCGCCGCCGCTCCAGATTTGGTACGGTTGGTTCGTCAATTGACAAATATGCCAATTTGTGTATCCGCAGTGGAACCCGCTCAGTTTGTTACTGCCGTTAAAGCCGGTGCCGATCTGATCGAAATTGGTAACTTTGATAGCTTTTACGCTCAGGGAAGGCGGTTTGAGGCCGAAGAAGTGTTGGCGCTGACGCATGAAACGCGATCGCTCCTGCCTCACATCACCCTATCCGTTACCGTCCCCCACATTCTGACCTTAGATCGGCAAGTACAACTGGCTGAAGACTTAGTCCAAGCTGGTGCCGACATCATCCAAACCGAAGGCGGAACTAGCAGTACACCCCGCTCAGCCGGAACCCTAGGATTAATTGAAAAAGCATCCCCCACCTTGGCGGCCGCTTATGAGATTTCCCGTGCGGTGTCAGTACCAGTGATGTGTGCCTCTGGCCTATCCAACGTAACTGTACCCATGGCTATTGCCGCCGGTGCCAGGGGTGTTGGTGTTGGTTCTGCCATCAATCAGTTGGATAACGAAGTTGCCATGGTTGCCGCTGTCCGCAGTTTAGTTGAAGCCTTGGCGACGGTTAGCCCTCGAAGCCTTCAGGTCTAA
- a CDS encoding helix-turn-helix domain-containing protein: MVTEVYSLRYLVERRIEGAKILRSQTDLSVAQIATRVGFATPSHFTSVFRKHLKTTPNTQHL; encoded by the coding sequence ATGGTTACAGAAGTTTACTCTCTTCGCTACCTGGTTGAACGCAGGATTGAAGGAGCGAAGATATTGCGGAGCCAAACCGATTTATCAGTTGCACAGATTGCTACCCGTGTCGGTTTCGCAACGCCAAGTCACTTCACAAGCGTTTTCCGCAAACACCTGAAAACGACACCCAACACCCAACACCTATAG
- a CDS encoding cytochrome P450, with translation MTFQLMKTSNLPPAPKGHFLFGILEEYVRDPLGFLTLCAQDYGDIVYFPGIRFVGYKAYFINHPDYIEDVLATKTHQFGKFNQGLGIIGRILGNGLVTSEGDFWRHQRRLIQPAFHRERIAAYGEVMVAYTNRMLTRWQAGEIHDVHEDMMRLTLEIAAKTLFDVDMADQADEVGQALAFAIAYFDQWQRNPIAMLLPENVPTPGNLRSRKVIQRLDAIAYELIRQRRESGQDTGDLLSMLLHTQYEDGSQITDQQVRDEVMTILLAGHDTTALAMTWMLYLLSQHPEVEAKLVIELQTVLNGRDPTFADLPQLRYTDRVVKEALRLYPPVWGMARRANTDSEIGGYPIPKGSVIILSQWVTQRNSRYFDQPEDFNPDRWADGLAQRLPTYAYFPFGGGPRVCIGKSFAQMEAVLLLATMAQKFQFTLVPGQEVEPWPAFTLRPKQGIKMVLSERSVQDTPVLSANL, from the coding sequence ATGACATTTCAACTCATGAAAACCAGCAATTTACCACCTGCTCCAAAAGGTCATTTTCTATTCGGAATTCTGGAAGAATACGTCCGCGATCCCCTAGGCTTCTTAACTCTATGTGCCCAAGACTATGGTGATATTGTCTACTTTCCTGGCATTCGATTTGTAGGATACAAAGCCTACTTTATCAACCACCCGGATTATATTGAAGATGTGCTCGCGACCAAAACTCACCAATTCGGCAAATTTAACCAAGGTTTAGGGATTATTGGCCGAATTTTAGGCAATGGACTCGTTACCAGCGAAGGCGACTTTTGGCGTCACCAACGTCGCTTGATACAACCCGCTTTCCACCGAGAAAGAATTGCAGCTTATGGAGAGGTAATGGTTGCTTATACCAACCGAATGCTGACTCGTTGGCAAGCGGGTGAAATTCATGATGTCCACGAAGACATGATGCGCCTCACATTGGAGATTGCTGCCAAAACGCTGTTTGATGTGGATATGGCGGATCAGGCTGATGAGGTGGGACAAGCACTCGCGTTTGCGATCGCTTATTTCGACCAATGGCAGCGCAATCCCATCGCCATGTTACTCCCAGAGAATGTCCCAACTCCAGGCAATCTACGTTCCCGAAAAGTGATTCAGCGCTTAGATGCGATCGCTTATGAACTCATCCGCCAGCGCCGAGAAAGTGGTCAAGATACGGGTGACTTACTCTCGATGCTCCTGCATACTCAATACGAAGATGGCAGTCAAATAACTGACCAACAAGTGCGGGATGAGGTAATGACAATCCTTTTAGCCGGTCATGATACCACCGCCTTAGCCATGACTTGGATGTTGTATCTTCTCTCACAGCATCCAGAGGTTGAAGCCAAACTGGTAATAGAATTGCAAACCGTGTTAAATGGACGTGATCCAACTTTCGCCGACTTACCCCAGTTGCGTTACACCGATAGGGTGGTGAAAGAAGCTTTGCGACTTTACCCGCCTGTTTGGGGGATGGCACGCAGAGCAAACACGGATAGTGAAATCGGTGGATATCCCATCCCCAAGGGTAGCGTGATTATCCTCAGCCAGTGGGTTACACAACGCAATTCCCGCTATTTTGACCAACCCGAAGACTTCAACCCCGATCGCTGGGCAGATGGCTTGGCGCAACGGCTACCCACCTATGCTTATTTTCCCTTCGGTGGGGGGCCACGAGTCTGTATTGGCAAGTCATTTGCTCAGATGGAAGCTGTGTTACTGTTAGCTACCATGGCTCAAAAATTTCAGTTTACCCTCGTACCAGGGCAAGAAGTTGAACCTTGGCCTGCTTTTACCCTGCGCCCAAAACAGGGAATCAAAATGGTACTCAGTGAGCGATCTGTTCAAGACACTCCAGTACTTTCTGCAAATTTATAG
- a CDS encoding glutathione S-transferase family protein, with amino-acid sequence MPQLTTPPKDNAILTEPQTETAKPKKKSKSLPPKLIIKLGKFVWTTLWHIMMSNLAPRNKQGAYIRPSSQFRNCIGTEEGNPYPPETGRYHLYVGLSCPWAHRTLVIRALKGLEDAISVSIVSPSPIEGGWVFNEEEQGCRTLAELYQLAKPGYTGRSTVPVLWDSQTKTIVNNESSEIIVMLNSQFNEFAKNPSLDLYPEEQRDKIDEWNDKIYHSVNNGVYRCGFAQTQEAYNQVCNELFATLDEIDAALETSRYLCGDRVTLADIRLFTTLFRFDVAYYGIFKCNRRRIRDYKNLGAYLRDLYQLPGVADTCNLEAVKQDYYGNLFPLNPGGIIPSGPDMTNLLEPHARENVGKMSALPG; translated from the coding sequence ATGCCACAACTCACCACTCCCCCCAAAGACAACGCAATTCTCACCGAACCCCAAACCGAAACTGCCAAACCCAAGAAAAAGAGCAAATCGCTTCCTCCCAAACTAATCATCAAATTAGGTAAGTTTGTCTGGACAACCCTGTGGCACATCATGATGTCCAATCTTGCCCCACGCAATAAACAAGGAGCCTACATTCGCCCCAGCAGCCAGTTTCGGAACTGCATCGGCACAGAAGAAGGCAACCCCTACCCACCAGAAACAGGACGCTACCATCTCTACGTTGGACTTAGCTGTCCTTGGGCACATCGTACTCTTGTTATTCGCGCACTCAAAGGACTCGAAGATGCCATCTCGGTGTCCATCGTCTCTCCTTCACCGATTGAGGGAGGTTGGGTATTCAACGAGGAAGAACAAGGTTGCCGCACGCTGGCTGAACTGTACCAACTGGCAAAACCAGGATACACAGGGCGTTCTACGGTTCCCGTACTGTGGGACTCTCAGACAAAGACGATCGTCAATAACGAGAGTTCTGAGATAATTGTGATGCTGAACTCCCAATTCAACGAGTTCGCCAAAAATCCCAGCCTCGATCTTTACCCAGAAGAACAAAGGGACAAGATTGATGAGTGGAACGATAAAATCTACCACTCAGTCAACAACGGTGTGTATCGTTGCGGCTTTGCCCAAACTCAAGAGGCATATAACCAAGTCTGCAATGAACTCTTCGCCACCCTTGATGAGATTGACGCAGCGCTGGAGACAAGTCGATACCTCTGTGGAGACAGGGTGACGCTGGCAGATATCCGTTTATTCACTACATTATTCCGCTTTGATGTAGCCTACTACGGGATATTTAAGTGTAACCGTCGGAGAATTCGGGACTATAAGAACCTGGGAGCTTATCTGCGTGACTTGTATCAGCTTCCTGGAGTCGCGGATACTTGCAACTTAGAGGCGGTGAAGCAGGACTATTATGGCAATCTGTTTCCTCTCAATCCCGGTGGTATTATCCCTTCTGGCCCTGATATGACCAATCTCCTAGAACCACATGCTCGCGAAAATGTCGGTAAGATGTCGGCTTTGCCCGGTTAA
- a CDS encoding DegT/DnrJ/EryC1/StrS family aminotransferase, whose product MTNIPPIDLKRQYQMIGEQVSAAVQDVLTSGRYIGGPTVESFEQQFAAYMGVSEGIACNSGTDALYLALRALQIGPGDEVITTPFTFIATAEVITAVGATPVFVDIDAQTFNFDVTQLAAAITDKTKAIIPVHLFGQPVDMTSVMDLAQTYGLAVIEDCAQATGAEWAEQKVGSIGHVGCFSFFPTKNLGACGDGGAVVTNDKNLATSIRQLREHGMVSRYYHEATGINSRLDALQAAILKIKLPYLDHWNDARRELAAIYHQLLKPVPGVVLPQEQPGSCAVWNQYTIRLTQNNSSGHFRDEVRRQLQELGVSAMVYYPLPLHLQPVYQKLGYQSGQFPVAETVCHEVLSLPIFPELSLEEQQQVVYRLKDCLILERV is encoded by the coding sequence GTGACAAATATTCCTCCTATTGACCTGAAACGGCAGTACCAAATGATTGGTGAACAAGTAAGTGCTGCGGTTCAGGATGTCCTAACCTCCGGACGTTATATTGGTGGCCCAACCGTCGAAAGCTTTGAACAGCAGTTTGCGGCTTACATGGGTGTGAGTGAAGGCATCGCGTGCAACTCTGGTACTGATGCCCTTTATCTCGCCCTACGGGCGTTGCAGATTGGCCCTGGGGATGAAGTCATTACAACACCCTTTACCTTTATTGCCACGGCTGAGGTGATTACAGCCGTCGGTGCAACGCCAGTGTTTGTTGATATCGATGCCCAAACGTTTAATTTTGACGTAACTCAGCTAGCCGCCGCCATTACTGACAAAACGAAGGCGATTATCCCGGTTCACTTATTTGGGCAACCTGTGGATATGACTTCCGTGATGGATCTAGCACAGACTTACGGATTGGCTGTTATTGAAGACTGTGCTCAGGCAACCGGTGCAGAATGGGCAGAACAAAAAGTAGGAAGCATTGGACATGTTGGCTGCTTTAGTTTTTTTCCCACCAAGAATCTAGGTGCTTGTGGGGACGGTGGGGCGGTAGTCACTAACGATAAGAATCTTGCTACATCCATCCGTCAGTTGCGAGAACACGGTATGGTCAGCCGCTATTACCATGAAGCTACGGGTATCAACAGCCGATTGGATGCCTTACAAGCTGCCATCCTCAAAATTAAGCTGCCTTATCTAGATCACTGGAATGATGCACGTCGTGAGCTAGCTGCCATTTATCACCAGCTATTGAAGCCAGTACCCGGAGTGGTGCTTCCTCAAGAACAACCAGGGAGTTGCGCGGTATGGAATCAATACACCATTCGTCTCACTCAAAACAACAGCAGTGGTCACTTTCGAGATGAAGTTCGCCGCCAGCTTCAGGAGTTAGGCGTCAGTGCAATGGTCTATTATCCCCTACCTTTGCACTTGCAGCCGGTTTATCAGAAATTAGGCTACCAATCGGGTCAGTTTCCTGTGGCTGAGACAGTCTGCCATGAGGTACTATCTCTGCCCATTTTCCCAGAACTTTCCTTGGAGGAGCAGCAACAAGTGGTCTATCGTTTGAAGGATTGCTTAATTTTAGAGCGAGTTTAG
- the fetB gene encoding iron export ABC transporter permease subunit FetB codes for MAIAIGLSSWQKLGLEFQLAIATGRTVVQLLVVGSILAVIFDLKDPVAIPGVLGVLMVMLTIATITTRNRVGKKIPRLIPVVFGALFFSTALTLSYTNLLIIHPRTWYEPQYLIPLAGIVLGNAMNGAAIAGERFVSSLKSSRLEIETHLSLGATPQQAVETYRKEAIRAGLIPTLNQMMIVGVVTLPGMITGQLLSGIDPLNAASYQILIMFMIAFANLTTTVLVTQGVARQFFNAQAQLQLP; via the coding sequence ATGGCAATCGCCATTGGCTTATCGAGCTGGCAAAAACTGGGACTAGAATTTCAGCTTGCGATCGCCACTGGCAGAACCGTAGTACAGTTGTTGGTCGTTGGTTCTATCCTAGCTGTAATCTTTGATTTAAAAGACCCAGTCGCCATTCCAGGCGTATTAGGGGTCTTAATGGTGATGCTGACGATTGCCACCATTACCACTCGCAATCGTGTCGGGAAAAAGATTCCCCGACTCATCCCTGTGGTGTTTGGTGCACTATTTTTCAGTACAGCCTTGACTTTGAGTTATACCAATCTGTTAATTATTCACCCCAGAACTTGGTATGAGCCACAGTACTTGATTCCGTTAGCGGGGATTGTACTGGGTAATGCCATGAACGGAGCCGCGATCGCTGGGGAACGCTTCGTCAGCAGCCTGAAAAGCAGCCGCCTGGAAATTGAAACTCATCTCAGCTTGGGTGCAACGCCCCAGCAGGCAGTGGAAACTTATCGCAAAGAGGCGATCCGGGCTGGATTAATTCCGACCCTAAATCAAATGATGATTGTGGGAGTCGTGACGCTACCAGGGATGATTACAGGTCAATTACTGAGTGGGATTGACCCGTTGAATGCCGCATCTTACCAGATTTTGATCATGTTTATGATTGCCTTTGCCAACCTGACAACAACTGTCTTGGTTACTCAAGGCGTTGCACGTCAATTTTTTAACGCACAAGCTCAGCTCCAGTTACCGTAA
- a CDS encoding fatty acid desaturase: protein MTISAIKEPGSNTAPLETASSLKLKDILRTFPREVFTKDRRKAWTLVIINVLMVGLGYWGLSVVPWFLLPLLWIFTGTALTGFFVIGHDCGHRSFANRRWVNDLVGHLAFLPLIYPFHSWRLLHNHHHAHTNKLEEDNAWHPFTPEFYASSPGWVKFFYQLIRGRVWWIGSIAHWGLMHFNWTQFQGKKRSQVKFSVLVTLGFAVIAFPLLLATTGIWGFVKFWLMPWMVYHFWMSTFTIVHHTAPDIPFTPTRDWNEAEAQLFGTVHCTYPRWVEFLCHDINVHIPHHISTAIPSYNLRLAHSALKENWGDKLYECRFSWSLMKQITDQCHLHRADNYYQSFKDYQAKL, encoded by the coding sequence ATGACTATATCGGCAATTAAAGAACCAGGCTCCAACACAGCCCCCCTCGAAACGGCTTCGTCCTTAAAATTGAAGGACATTTTGCGAACCTTCCCGCGAGAGGTTTTTACAAAAGACCGTCGTAAAGCCTGGACTTTGGTAATCATTAATGTCTTAATGGTTGGCTTGGGCTACTGGGGTCTATCTGTGGTGCCCTGGTTTCTTTTACCCCTTTTATGGATTTTTACCGGTACAGCGTTGACCGGTTTTTTTGTGATTGGCCATGATTGTGGGCACCGCTCTTTTGCAAATCGGCGTTGGGTCAATGACCTTGTCGGACATTTGGCCTTTCTACCCCTGATTTATCCATTCCATAGCTGGCGACTGCTACACAATCATCATCACGCCCATACCAATAAGCTGGAAGAAGACAATGCGTGGCACCCCTTTACACCCGAATTTTATGCCAGCAGTCCAGGTTGGGTAAAGTTTTTTTACCAGCTCATCCGGGGTCGAGTTTGGTGGATTGGCTCGATCGCCCATTGGGGATTGATGCACTTTAACTGGACTCAGTTTCAGGGGAAAAAGCGCTCTCAGGTGAAGTTTTCGGTTTTAGTGACGCTCGGTTTTGCTGTGATCGCGTTTCCTTTACTCTTGGCTACCACTGGTATCTGGGGCTTTGTCAAATTCTGGCTCATGCCTTGGATGGTGTACCACTTCTGGATGAGTACCTTCACTATCGTTCACCACACAGCCCCCGACATTCCTTTCACACCCACTCGTGACTGGAATGAAGCTGAAGCTCAGCTTTTTGGCACCGTCCATTGCACATATCCCCGTTGGGTCGAATTCCTCTGCCACGACATCAACGTCCACATCCCCCATCACATTTCCACCGCTATTCCTTCTTACAATCTGCGGTTGGCTCATAGCGCCCTAAAAGAAAATTGGGGTGACAAACTTTATGAGTGTCGTTTCTCTTGGTCTTTAATGAAGCAAATTACAGACCAGTGTCACCTTCACAGGGCAGATAATTACTATCAGTCTTTTAAGGACTATCAAGCTAAACTCTAG
- a CDS encoding DUF2809 domain-containing protein → MASLKSQQHRFFKYRLALLISLLIILPLGYMIRFHGATPEWMNDLFGSIAYEIFWILLIALLFPKASPLWMAIGVCLATCVVEFLQLWHPPFLEAMRATLPGRLVLGNSFTWSDFLSYFIGSFFGWMWMWGLRQQTLVRSGVL, encoded by the coding sequence ATGGCATCCTTAAAATCCCAGCAGCATCGTTTTTTTAAATATCGGCTTGCTCTGCTCATCAGTCTTTTAATTATTCTTCCTTTAGGTTACATGATTCGGTTTCATGGAGCTACACCAGAATGGATGAATGACTTGTTTGGAAGTATAGCGTATGAAATTTTTTGGATTCTACTGATTGCTCTTTTGTTCCCCAAAGCTTCTCCTCTTTGGATGGCGATAGGAGTATGCTTAGCTACTTGCGTTGTGGAGTTTCTTCAACTCTGGCATCCTCCATTTTTAGAAGCAATGCGAGCCACTTTACCCGGTCGTCTTGTACTAGGAAACTCCTTTACTTGGTCAGATTTTCTTTCCTACTTCATCGGTAGCTTTTTCGGTTGGATGTGGATGTGGGGGCTGCGCCAGCAAACTCTAGTACGATCAGGTGTACTTTAG
- a CDS encoding isoprenylcysteine carboxylmethyltransferase family protein, whose amino-acid sequence MMKLLQEWGFSRQGWRSGERGEYLVLLQAALLIGFVLLPIYRPTGWVIDSPLLLSLRWSIATVLGLGASILIGKGLLDLGRNLTPLPYPKEDGQLIQSGIYSIVRHPLYSGVIVIAMSWVVFQGSLSHLLATAILFAFFDAKARREEAWLTQKYPDYAEYQQQVKKLIPGLY is encoded by the coding sequence ATGATGAAACTCTTGCAAGAGTGGGGCTTCTCGCGTCAAGGATGGCGCAGTGGTGAACGCGGAGAGTACTTAGTCCTACTTCAAGCTGCCCTGCTGATTGGTTTTGTACTCTTGCCGATTTACCGTCCAACAGGTTGGGTCATTGACTCACCCCTGCTTTTGTCTCTACGCTGGAGTATCGCCACTGTGCTGGGGCTAGGAGCCTCTATCCTCATCGGCAAAGGACTGCTGGACTTAGGGCGAAACCTGACACCCTTGCCTTACCCGAAAGAGGATGGACAACTCATACAATCCGGTATTTACAGCATTGTGCGTCATCCGTTATACAGTGGAGTGATTGTGATCGCCATGAGCTGGGTTGTCTTCCAGGGTAGTCTTTCTCACCTCCTGGCAACCGCTATTCTATTCGCCTTTTTCGATGCCAAAGCCCGTAGAGAAGAAGCCTGGTTAACTCAGAAATATCCAGATTATGCAGAGTACCAGCAACAGGTCAAAAAATTAATCCCCGGTTTGTATTAA